CGCATGCCCGAGCGTCGTCACCGATGCGACGCCCGCCTCGGAGAATATCCTTCCCTCGGCATCCGATACCGCGGTGACCATATCGGCTTTTTTTGCGAGCGCTAATTCCTTCGCAACGGCAATTTCGCGCTCACGCAGAGGCATCGCCCTCCCCGTGACCTCGCGGAATCGCGCATCGCGGAACGCGAATATCGCCTCCGCATCATAGATGATCCTCGAGCGCGGTGAAAGGCGTCGGCAGGCATCGCCGTATGCCGCCATATTGCCGGGGCGTGCGATGAAAATGATGTCGTAATAGGCGTTACGCGCTTTCAGTATGCGCTTCACATCGGCGTACTCATCGTGGAACACCTCCACGCCGCGGCGCGCAAGATCGGCAGCGATGTCCGCACGGGAACGCATGCGTGTCGGGCACACGCTCACAAAGCAGCCGAGCGAAACAAGTCTCGTGACGATATCGTACGACCGCGGCATGCCCGAACCGACAGCGGGGTCGGGTATCCTGTCCTCGATGAAGAGCACACGCGGGCGCTTGTCGGGAACTGACCGATACGGGAAAAGATCGCGTTCCCCCGCGGGGCATCGCACTGCAAGCTCCTTCTCCCAGCGCGCAAGGAATTTCCTGCGATTTACCGCCTGACGCGCGAGCGCATCCGCCGCCGGCATGCTCTGGAATTCATGATGCACGGCATTGGCGAACGGCGTATACACGACGCGCAACCCCGCTTTGCGCACGCGCATGCAGTAATCACTTTCTTCATAGTATGCGGGGGCATAGAGCTCATCGAAACCCTTGAGTTGTGCAAACAGCACGCGCGGTGTGCAGAACAGCGCACCGCTCACATAGTCGACATCGCGCATGAAGGAATACTCGGGCTTGAACGGATGGTCCATACGCCCGTAGCCGCCGGCAGTGCCGTCGGTTCGGAGCACGCTCCCTGCTTCCTGAAGCCGTCCGTCGGGGAACAGCAATCGCCCGCCGACCACGCCGATGTCCTCACTTCGCATCACATCGATGAGCGCGCGGCAGGTACCCGGCAGGAGCTCGGCGTCATTGTTCATGAACAGGATGTAGTCGCCCTTCGCGCGGCGGGATGCATTGCTGCAATTGCGGAGGAAGCCGACGTTCTTTTCCGCGCGGAGAATTATCGCATTGACCGTGCACTGTTCGATCTGTGCCGTCCCGTCGGGCGATGCGTCATCGGCGATGATCACCTCACAGGGAATATCCGTGACCGTACGCGCTATCGATATGAGCGCTCGGCGTGTATGATGCCACTGATCATACACCGGAACGATGATGGAAAGTACGGGCTTTTTCGAGTCGGGGAGCGTGATGACACCGCTGCCGCTGCGTTCGCGTTCCCAGAACGCCGTCTCGAAATAGTACGGACTCTCCTTCGGCACCTTCCGTCTGCGCACGGCGAGAATGCGTATCGGGGAGATCATCCCTGAGAACAGCCGCACTATCTCCTTCACCCGTTCCCTTCGTGCCGAGCCCGGTGGAAGGAGTGTAGTGATCATCCTCGATATTACGCCGCGCATGCCCCGACTATACGGCAAATGGGAAAAACATCAAGGCAAACGATCACTCGCGAGCGGACGATTATAACAAGGTCAAGAGAACGGCAGACCGTCCGGACCTCCCCCTCGATGGTAATAAAAAATTAATGGGTATTCCACACATTTTTCAGATATGTGCTTCCATCGCTCTTTCCGGCAATGATCCATATTTTGCTGTTATGGACCAGGATAACCGCGCCAGTGCGCGCACCGTATCCCGCACTGGATGTCACCGTGCTCCATGTTATCCCATCCATCGACGATATCACATCCTGTTTTGTCCCCGTTTCCGATCCATAACTATCCTGTCCAGAGGTATAATACATCTTCTCCGTTCCGGCGAACGCGCCATGAAAACTTCTCCCAGACGCACCGGCAAAGGTCGACATCCTCGTCCATGTGCCCCCGTCGGTTGAACGGTACACATCGTTGGTGAGCTGTCCATTGAGTGTTCCACCGATCACCCACATCGCATCCTTGAACACACAAACAGCCGTATGGTAGCGCCCACCTGAAGTGAATGCAATATTCGTGACCAAGGTCCAATTAATGCCGTCGGCTGACTGGTATACCGTATTTTGAGGAGACGTTGTGTAACAGCCGATAGCCCAAAGCATATTGTTGTAGACGACGAAACGTATGCCGCTGCGGCCGGAAGGAAATGCATTGGCATTCGCAAGAGTCCAATTCTCCCCGTCGGTCGAATAATACGCATCTCTCAGGAATTGTGAACCGTCATGACCGCACATGACCCACATTTTATTATCATACACCACCATGGAATGGCCGTATCGCCGTGAAAAAGCGGCTTTGTTCGTGGCCTGTGTCCATGAAATACCGTCCGTACTTGACCAAACATCATTCGTGTACACTCCGGAGCTTATCTCTCCTCCGGCGATCCAGATCTTTCCATTGTATGAAACGGCCGTGGCATATCCCCTCGCTGTAAACGGGGAAGTAGCGACTGCCTCCTGCCACGCATTTGCATTATACGACACCGGTGTCAATGAAAGCGGGTTGTTCCCGCCGCAGGATGTCAAAACAAGAGCAACGACTACCAAGGAAACGAATGATATTCGGTGCCTCATTGGTCCTCCGACGATTGTACTTTAATGTAGTATACGCTATTTTTTGGAAAAAGTGCAAACGCAAAAGCATACGGAACAGCAAGGAGCTAGCCTGACGGATGCATAAAAAGAACGATGCCCTTTACCATGTCCTGTTCTATCTGTGTAGCCCCCTCGGGCGATGCATCATCGAAACGATACGCATATCAAATACCCTTTGCGGGGACTTCGCAGATCAATTGTGCCCGGCGCATGATGAAGAACACGACGGCGGTGAACACAAGTATCGATGCCTGGAAAAGCACCGAAACGGTGACAAGATCGCTCACGGACAGGTGAATGCCGCGCACGATGAGATAGAACGCCGCGATGAAAACGATATACACGTAGAGCGGCCAGTATTTCCTGCATGCGGAAAGGTAATTGCAGAAGAGATTGGTGAAGCTCAGGCAGGCGGCGCCGACGGCATAAAGCGACACGAGCGGCGCGACATCGCTGTAGCGTTCGGTGAATTGAAGGACGATGAGCGGCCGCGCGAACAGCGCGATGAAGATGAGGCCGCCCCCCACGACGAATGCGTTCACCAGGAACGTATCGCGCAGATGGCGGCGTTTCGTGCGGCTCTTGCCGGCGGCGCTTATGCGGGCGAAGAGGAGCGGGCCTATCATCGAAGGAAGGAGCGCCAGGACCTTGCCGAGTATCGTCACGGTCGCGAATGCCCCGGCATCGTCCGCCGAAAGGAAGCGTTTTGCGAGGACAACATCTATCTGCATCACCGCCATGCAGATGGTATAGACGGCCATGAGCGGCAGAAGTCCGGCGATGTTCGAGAACACCCATTGAAGACCGCTTGCCGAGAACGCATCGGAAGATCGCATGCCGGGGAAGGAGCGGACAAGGAACAGCACGAAGAGCGCCGCGAGGACGAGATACGGAAGGAGCGCGCTCCACATCGCGAACGCGAACGTGAAACCCGCCGCGACGAAAATGACCGTGAGCAGCAGACGCACGATGACGGACACCATTATCGATGCGTTCACGGAAAATCCCTTCTTGCGCCCGAAGAGCGCCCCGCTCACAATGGTGGTGACGGTCGAAAGCACAACGATAGCGGCAAGAAAGGTAAAGCCGGACTGCGAACGTATCTGCATGTTCCGCGCAAGCCAGCCGGAGAAAAGAACGAGCACGGCGGCGGCGGCAAGAGAAATACTGACAAAGAAGACGCAGAGCGAAATGATGCGCCGTGCCGCGATGGCACCGCGTGATGAGGCGACGGAGCGTATGACGAAGAAGAGCACGGCGGTTATCGGCATTGTCGCGATGGCCAGAAATCCCATGAGCACGGTATAATCGCCGAAATCGGCCGCGGAAAGATTGCGGTTGGTGAAGACCTGGATGATATAATTCCCGAGACCGGCGATGGCTGAAAAAAGGATGCTCGCGATGGAGGAGGATATGAGCGTGTTACGACGCAGGAATGAACGTAATCGTTTCATCACCGTCGTCTTCCCGCCCGGCCGCTGCCGGCCTTTTTCTGCAAGATGCATTCATAATTGAGCGTAACGGATTTTCGGCGGTCAAGGAAGTCCAGCAGGAAGGCGAGCAGGTTGATGAAGAAAATCGGAATGCTGAAGATGACATGGAAAGGATAATATATCCACGGGTGGTCGTTGAATACTTTCGGCAACGCCACCTGTATGAGACGCGCGATAACACCGAATATGCCGCCCTGCGGGCGAATGGACACTACGGAAAATCCAACGTGTTCCGCGAGACTTCGCACGCCGTAGGACGTATAGCGGAAATAATCATGCGGTTCCATATGCGGCGGATGTATCTGCGGCACACAGAGGAAAAGATAACCGCCCTTCTTGAGAACACGGCACATCTCTTTCATCGCACGTTCGGGATCCGGGACATGTTCGAGCACCTGCATCGACAGTACCGCATCAAAGCTGCCGCTCTGTACCGGCATGCGGGAAACGTCGGCGACGATATCGATACCGTATGCCGGTGTCTTGTCCAGGCTCACATAATCATGGTCTTTGAACAGCGGACGGTATTGAGCATCACCGGCACCAGCGTCGAGAACTCGGCTCTTGTCCGGCATACGCTTCGCCGCCAAAGCCACGAAACGGCGGATGCGGTATGCGAGAGGATTGCTGATCGGCTCCGGGAATATCGTCACATATATCCGGTAACATATCCTGAATATCCTGTTCGTCATGCGCATCTCCATGAACGCTGTTTTTCCTTTCGAGCGATGATATAACACGAGGGTAAAAGAAGTCGGAGGAGCGGCATGCGGGCCAGTATCGATGCGGGAAATGGCAGAGGCTGCATAGCCCCCGAGTTGTGAAGGATACGCAAGCCCTGTGCGCGGAAATACCGCACTATCGGTATGCTGTTGGCAACGACAACGGCGTCATCATCAGGCATGAATTGCGGACGTTCTATCGGCTCGTTCATTTCCAAGGGCACACCGAGCGCGTATCGGAGTACGCGCATGAATTTCTCCCTCAGCGAATATCCGCGGACGCTGTTGAATATCCCGAGGAAATTCGGCGTTGCGACGATGCACACCCCGCCCGGTTCAAGAACACGTATCTGCTCCCGGAGGAAGCCATAGGGGTCGGCGACATGCTCGAATACCGTGAACGATCCAACAACAGAAAAATAGCCGTCGGGATAGGGGATGCGGGAGCCGCTATACCGTCGCACGTTGGCCTTGACCCTGCATTCTTTCAGAAAAAAGCCGCTGACATCGATACCGAAAAGATCTCGGCGGGTACGTGTCCGGGAAAGCATGCGCAGCGCGGTCCCCGTCCCGCAGCCGACATCGAGGAATTTCCCGCGAGGGGACAGATACCGGAGGACATCAGTGCAATATTTCATGTACAGCGATTCCGGTGATGTTACAAGGAATTCCTTGTACCGCTTATCGGTGCGAAATCGCCGCGTCATGCTGCTTCTCCAGAACGCACAGTATGCTTCTACCGAATCCGGGGGCGATACGCGCCAGCGTACGCGAACAAAGCCGTCCGCTGCCGTCAAAATTGATGACATCGGAAGTATGCTTGACCACACGCCAGCCGTTACGGGAAAGAAGGGTGACAAGCGTCGGGTAGATGAAATACCGCACATGGCCGACGGCATCGGGCTCAAGCGGGCTTAACTCAATGAACGGGTTCTTTCCGAACAGCAGCAGCAGTCGTTTGCCAAAACTGGCGAGATTCGGCGTGGTCAGTATGAATTTCCCTGCGTCCTTAAGCACGCGACGTGCCTCAGACAGCAGTCTATCCGGTACGAGAACGTGCTCGATGACCTCGCTTGCGATGACCATATCGAACGACCCGGTTTTGAACGGAAGAGATTTCTCATCGACATTGCAGTAGCGCGCATCCATCCCGCGTTTTCGCGCGATTGCAATCTGTTCACGCGAAACATCGACCCCGAAAAGGCGCAGCCCGCTTAAACCGTCGAAAAGAGACCCGTCGCCGCACCCGATATCAAGGATCGTCCTCGGCTTCGCCGCCGCGATCTCGGCGCGGATGAATGCGTACACTTCCGGCATCCGACGATAATTATCCTCGCGATAGAGATCCCTCGTGATCGATTCCCACTTATTCATATTTCCCCGCCCATACGTTCAGCTGCAATATTCGTAGCAGCGTGAATCGGTGATCCGCACGTCCCGAACAATGCTCGTCGTAAAGTACTCTTGCATATGCATTGGAGAATCGACCCGTTCCGGTATGCTGCTTGAACAGGTCGCTGAGCTCGGATCGTATCCACCGGTCAAGCGGAACACCAAAACCGCGCTTCGGCCTGTATGCAAAATCACGGCCGAATATCTTTTCAGCGATGCGCTTTATGATATATTTTGACGTTCCGTCATTCACCTTCATACTCCCCGGCAATGAGAACACGAACTCAGCAAGATCCTTATCGAGCAATGGATTGCGCATCTCAAGCGATGCCGCCATGGTGGCCCGGTCGCCCTTCACGAGATACCAGTCCGGGAGCTGCAAACGGCAGTCGAGATAGAGCGATCGATTGAGTATATCATGGCCTTTGCATTCTTCAAACCAGGCGAACGCTTCACGGAACACGGAGCGGATATCGATCGTATGGCCGAGAAGCCGCGCCGCGTCCGCGGGCAGGAGTCCGCCGCTGCCGAAGATGAATTGCCGTACGGGGAACGGATAGCGGAGCATCGTGAAGAATTTCCGGTACACGTTGTCCTTCGGGAAAAGGAACGCCGCCGCCGACGCGAGCCAGCGGAGGAAGGACAATCGCTCGATGAAGACCTGCGCGCGGTGCTTCTCATAACCGCCGAACAGTTCATCGCCGCCGTCGCCGGAAAGCGCCACCGTGATATGCTTTTTCGCATACTGAGCCACATAGTAAAGCGGTATGACGGCCGCGTCCGCGAGTGGTTCATCGAGATAGTCGAGCATGGCTTCGAACGCGGGCTTGACCGCGGCACCCTCGAGATAGCAGTGGTCGAGGGGAATGCCGAGGCGTTTCGCCGCGTAGTCCGCGTACGCGCTTTCATCCGCCTCCGGGGCGTTGCGATAGCTCACGGTGAACGCATTCACCTTGTCCGTGTGACGTGCAAGCGAAGCGGTGACAATGCTTGAATCAATGCCGCCGCTCAGGAACACGCCGAGCGGCACGTCGGCCATGAGCCGCTTCTGCACGGCCGCATCGATAAGTGTTTCGGTTTGCGCAACGGTATCGTCCATCGATATACGCCGGTTCACGGCAATGGCGCCAGGCTCCCAGTATACGTTCATATCCTGTATGCGCCACGAGGCGATGTCGAAGGTGAACGCCGTTGAGGGAGGCACTTTTCGTATCTGCGAGAATATGCTCCCCGGCGACGGGATATAGCCGTAGAAAAGGAATTGCGTTACCGCGCGATCGTCCACGGACAGACGCTTTTTCAGCGGAGGATACGCGAGCATGGCTTTGAGTTCGGACGCGAAGACGAAGCGTTCATCGTCGAGATAATAGTAGAGCGGCTTTTTCCCGAAATGATCGCGCGCGAGGAAGAGCTGCTCTCTCGTCCTGTCGTGGATGCAGAACGCGAACATCCCTTCGACGTGACGAACGAGATCGGCACCGTATTCCTCATAGCCGTGAACGAGCACTTCGGTGTCCGATGCGCTTACGAAGCGATGCTTCTCTGTGAGCGCGCTTTTCACCTGCCGGTAATTATAGATCTCTCCGTTATAGACGATGCGTACCGATGCATCCTCGTTCTCAAGGGGCTGCCGCGCGTGTACCGATGTGTCGATGATGGATAGGCGCCGATGACCGAGCGCGATGTTCTTCTCGATGCGTATCCCTTCCTGATCGGGACCGCGCAGGATGAGCGAACGGACCATGGCGGTGAACCGTGTGCGATCGACCGCCTGCGACCGTTCAACAACGCCGACAATGCCGCACATGTACTACCGCCATTATTTCACCTTTTTCCGTTTCCCTTTTGCGCCGTTGCGGAAGCGTATCACCTTCGCGGGAACACCGGCGACGATGGCATACGAGGGGACATCCTTTGTCACGACCGACCCCGCGCCGATGACGGCACCCTTCCCGATAGTGACACCGGGGAGTATCGTCGTATTCGCACCGATCCAAACTTCATCGCCAATGGTAACCGGACGATATTCATCCTTCTGTTTCGCTATCGTGACCGAGATATCGTCAAATCCGTGCATCGTCGATATTATCGTAACATATTGCCCAATGAGCACATGCTTGCCTATCGTAAGCCCGCCGTTGCCGTCGAGCACGGCATGGATATTTATCGTTACGTAATCGTCAAGCGATATGCCGCGCGGGCCGGTTATCCATACGCCGCGCATGATCGTCGTGTATTTTCCCAGGCGCTTGAACAGCACCCCCCAGAGCAGTGCACGCAGCCGGGCCTTTCTGAACAGGAATTGATTGTAAATAAACCGCAGGACCTCGAACATGGAGAACCCCTTATCTGAGAATACGCGATATGCTGTTGACAAGCTTCTTCGTGAAAAAGTATATCATCGCATCGCGCCATCCGTACCAGTACAATCGCACGAGATCGAACCTGCCGAAACGGACGACGAGCGCCGAATAGATGAGGGCCCATATCCAGGAGAAGACAAGGGCGTACACGACGCGATGATACCACCGCCCGTAACGGAATATGATGAACCCGCGATTGCGCATGGTGTAATACGCCTTGTGCTTGTACTCGCCGCCGAGCGTCCGCGGCGTGTACACACCGGTGGGGATATTGTGATGCGTGATCGCAGCGGACACGAACGCCGACTGTATGCCGTACCGCCGGGCATTGAACGCGAAATCAGGCTCGGTGAACGTCTGCACGAGGGCCTCATCGAAACACCCCGCTTTCCTGAAAACGGAACGTGCTATCATGAACACATTGGGGATGCCGTCGCTGTCACTGTACTCGCGGCCGGAGCGATCCACCCATCCATTGGTGCGGCCGGTGAAGAAATTTATCCGCTGCCCGTCAAGTATACGCTTCTTTGTTCTTGCCGAATAGTTCGACGGACCGAGAATGCCGTACTCCGGATGCATCTGTGCGAATGCCACGAGCTCGCGTATCATGTTCTTATCGATGACATTATCGTCATCGATGAAAGCGATGTACTCCCCTCGCGCGAGTTTCGCCCCGAGATTCCTCGCCTTGACCATCTTGATGTTCGTTTTCGCATGCTCGATACGCACCCGTTCGATGCGGCTTCCGGTCATCCGCTTCAAGCGCGGCACGGTAAGGGCCTTCGTTGCGTCGGACGAGTTATCATCGATGATGATGAGTTCGATCGGCCGATACGATGATGCGGCGACCGATCGTATGCACTCGCAGAGCAGTTCGTAACGATCGCGCGTTGTTATGACCGCCGATACGAGGGGCGTGCGGGAGCGTTTGGATGCGGTCATTCTCTGTACCCGGGAGTTGTGATTTCGAGCCATTCAGCATACTATGACATAAATCAGAATTCGCAAGAGGCGCACAGGCGATGGCTCACGCACGGAAAAAGATACTGCTCGTATACCCGGGGGTATTTGACAGTCCGTTCCCGGAGCTGCCGATGCCGCTCCTCTATCTTTCATGGGCGCTCAAAAAACACGGCTACATCGTCGACATACTCGACACGCGCCTCACCGATTTCCGGTCCGTGACCGACCTTTCGCCGTACCTCTTCGCCGGCATAAGCACGATGACCGGTTCGATGATAACGCACGCCCTTGCTTTCGCTTCGCATGCCCGCGCACTCGCCCCGGCACTGCCGCTCGTGTGGGGGGGCATACACCCGACGCTCCTCACCGAAGAGACGCTCGCCGACACCCATGTCGATATCATCGTTCGCGGCGAGGGCGAAACAACGGTGTGCGAACTCGCCGATGCGCTCTCTTCCGGCGCTTCGCTCGATACAATAGCGGGGGTATCGTTCAAACGGGGCGGCGAGATGATACACAATCCGGAGCGGCCGTTCCTGGACATGAACACCTTCGACCCCGAACTCCCGTACGAATTATTCGACCTCAAACGCTACACGGTTTCCCCGTTCCCCGTGCACACGAGCCGCGGCTGTCCGCATCGCTGCGGGTTCTGCTACAATATGGCGTTCAATCATCGCCGCTGGCGCTCAAAGAATGCAGCACGTACGCTCGATGAGATAGCATATATCGTAAAGCGATTCAACCCCGCGCATATCTGCTTCACTTGGGAGGATGAATTCTTCATCAATGTGCCGCGCGTGCGCGAGATAGCCGAGGGGCTTCTTTCCCGCTCGATCACGGTGAGCTGGGAATCGTTCTGCCGCTTCGACAGCTTCACCCGCGTGGATGATGAAGCGTTGAAGGTCATGGAACGCTCGGGGCTTCGGCTCCTCAGTTTCGGCGGCGAGTCGGGGTCGGAGCGCATGCTCGATACGGTCATCTGCAAGGACATAAAGCTCGATCAAGTGCGCGAGGCGACACGGCGTCTTTCACGTACAAGCATACGGCAGGTGATATCATTCATGTCGGGGCTGCCGGGTGAGACGGATGAGGATATGTCGAAAACGTTCTCGTTCATGGATGAGCTCGCGACGATCAACGGCACTATCTACTTCAACGGCGTCTTCCTCTACACGCCGTACCCCGGCACACCGCTTTTTGAGCGCATCGTGCGCGAATACGGCTATCGCCCGCCGACGTCGTTCTCCGCGTGGGGGAATTTCGGCATCTATCGCGATGTCGGCGCTACTTGGTACAAGCCGCGGTATCTCAAAAAATACCGCGCAGTATCGATACTCACGCGCTTCCCGTTCTGGAAAAAGGAATTCGCCCTCTCCGATGTGAAACGCGGCATTGTGCCTGAGCGCTTTGCCCGTTTCCCGCTCAATCTCGTGTACTTTTTCTACACGCGCATGGCGATGTTCCGCTGGAAGCATCGCTGGTTTCGCTTCGCCTTCGAATGGTCGCTGCTCGAACGCATGCTCGCCCGCGTCCGCGGATTTGTATAACGGGAACTACTGCTCGTCGTACCACTGTTTTTCTTTCGAGAACCAGCGGCGTATCCACGGATGCTCGAGTATCGCTTTTATCTGGCTTAACCGTATGTTCAGGAGCAATGACAGCAGGACACGCGGGCGCAGATAGAATCTTTTTATGAAACGCTCCTGCAGCGCGATGATGCGCGGAAGGGAGATGTCCTGGAACGATGGCACGGTCTCGTTCTTCTGGAATGCATCCACGCGCGCAGCGTATGCATCGCTCATCGGCTCGAATATCGCTTCGAAATCCTCGCTCCCGGGATACGGTATGTAATTGCTCACCTGTATCCGGTCGAACGGCACCGAGAGCGCAAAGCGCATCGAGCGCTCGATATGCTCCTCGGTCTCACCGCGCATGCCGCACATGAAGAATCCGCTCACCTTTATGCCGTGCTTGTGGAAGAGCGACACGACCGGCGCTACGACAGCGAGATCGAGGTGCTTGCGTATCTTTTTCATGATATCCTGATCGCCCGTTTCAACGCCGAGCCCGACGAAGTAGCCGCCCGAGCGCGCCATTTTTCCGACAAGCGCTTCCGTCAGACGATCGATGCGTATGCCGTTGGGCGCACGCCAATGCATGCGGACGTTCTCAGCGATCATCATGTCGAATATCGCTTCCGCGCGTGCGGTGTCCATCGTCAGATTGTCATCGGTGAAGAATATCTCGTCGGCGCCGAAGCGCTCCCTGAGCATTTTCATCTCAGCGATGATGTTCGCCGGATCGCGGTAGCGCATGCGCCGTTTATTGGTGAGCCCCGACGAACAGAACGTGCATCGATACGGGCAGCCGCGGCTCGTGAGTATCGGCACCGGGCGTTTGCCGCGTATCGGCATGGACGCACCCTGCAGGTAGGGATAGTAGCGCCGCGGATCGATAAGGTCCCAATCGGGGAACGGTAATTCGTTCGCGTCGCGGAGAAAACCGAAATTGACGGCCGCATGGCACCACCGACCGCCATTCGCATAGATGAGACCGCTCACCGATGAAGCATCACGTTTTCCTTCGATGTGTTCTGCGAATTCAACGATAGCCGTTTCGCCTTCGCCCATGACGCCGTAGTCGGCGCCGATATGATCGAGTGCAAGTCCCTGAAGTGCCGTGATATGCGGTCCGCCGACAATGACAATGACATTCGGGAGGCGTGCCTTGAGAAGCGGGATGAATTCCTTCGTCCAATTATGCGAGCCGGTGTACACCTGAATGCCGACGATGTCCGGCCGCTTCTCTGCGGCAAGTCCCGCGGCATGTACGGGCGTGAGCAGCGAGAGCGAACCGTCGATGAGGGAAACATCGCTGTAGCCGTTCTTCTTGAGCGATGCGCTCAGATAGCCGAGCGAGAGCGGCGGATTGACCTGGAATCGTGAGCCGTATGTGGGGCGGAGAAGGATTATCCTCATTGGCGATATCATATGGGATATGATACTCGAAGAAAAGACATCCCGCAAGTTACGCGAGAAAACACTTCATTATTGAAATGAAAACGTTACATCTGTGAAACCTTAGCCGATGACGGTATGAAATGACAATCAATCGGAACACCATGTATCCGTCAAGTATGCATTGTCATACCGCTGCCCTCCAATAACCCACAATTTATTCATAAACCCGGAGACATAAGAACCTGAACGGCGCGAAAAACCCGCGTTGAGCGTGGCGTAATTCCAAGAACCGTTATAATACCAGACATCGTTCGATGCAAAACTTACGGATGAACTTGATTGACCACCGATAAGCCATATTTTCCCCCCGACCAACGTGCTTGAGCAATAATACCGATTACCGCCAGGGAAAGTTCCGGCTGACGTCCATGTAATTCCATTGGTCGAATACCACATATCATTCAATGCTGCAACGCCGGTCCAGCCCCCGATGATCCACATCCTATCGTTGTAGACGACAGCACTATGAGCCCAACGTGCGGAAAATGCCGCGGAGGCAGTGGCCG
The DNA window shown above is from Spirochaetota bacterium and carries:
- a CDS encoding glycosyltransferase, whose product is MITTLLPPGSARRERVKEIVRLFSGMISPIRILAVRRRKVPKESPYYFETAFWERERSGSGVITLPDSKKPVLSIIVPVYDQWHHTRRALISIARTVTDIPCEVIIADDASPDGTAQIEQCTVNAIILRAEKNVGFLRNCSNASRRAKGDYILFMNNDAELLPGTCRALIDVMRSEDIGVVGGRLLFPDGRLQEAGSVLRTDGTAGGYGRMDHPFKPEYSFMRDVDYVSGALFCTPRVLFAQLKGFDELYAPAYYEESDYCMRVRKAGLRVVYTPFANAVHHEFQSMPAADALARQAVNRRKFLARWEKELAVRCPAGERDLFPYRSVPDKRPRVLFIEDRIPDPAVGSGMPRSYDIVTRLVSLGCFVSVCPTRMRSRADIAADLARRGVEVFHDEYADVKRILKARNAYYDIIFIARPGNMAAYGDACRRLSPRSRIIYDAEAIFAFRDARFREVTGRAMPLREREIAVAKELALAKKADMVTAVSDAEGRIFSEAGVASVTTLGHALAVKPSSSFRARQGILFAGSILSTAPHSPNYDALTWFIREIFPVIRQSLGATVTIAGNVTDEVVSLAREGLIVTGYVPDLGTLFASHRVFVVPTRFAGGIPYKLHHASSFGIPSVVTPLIAEQVGWRNGYEVMVGDTPEMFARAVHDLYTDERSWNRMQRAMLMRMRRDCSEHAFTSALAGVIKV
- a CDS encoding kelch repeat-containing protein is translated as MRHRISFVSLVVVALVLTSCGGNNPLSLTPVSYNANAWQEAVATSPFTARGYATAVSYNGKIWIAGGEISSGVYTNDVWSSTDGISWTQATNKAAFSRRYGHSMVVYDNKMWVMCGHDGSQFLRDAYYSTDGENWTLANANAFPSGRSGIRFVVYNNMLWAIGCYTTSPQNTVYQSADGINWTLVTNIAFTSGGRYHTAVCVFKDAMWVIGGTLNGQLTNDVYRSTDGGTWTRMSTFAGASGRSFHGAFAGTEKMYYTSGQDSYGSETGTKQDVISSMDGITWSTVTSSAGYGARTGAVILVHNSKIWIIAGKSDGSTYLKNVWNTH
- a CDS encoding class I SAM-dependent methyltransferase yields the protein MTNRIFRICYRIYVTIFPEPISNPLAYRIRRFVALAAKRMPDKSRVLDAGAGDAQYRPLFKDHDYVSLDKTPAYGIDIVADVSRMPVQSGSFDAVLSMQVLEHVPDPERAMKEMCRVLKKGGYLFLCVPQIHPPHMEPHDYFRYTSYGVRSLAEHVGFSVVSIRPQGGIFGVIARLIQVALPKVFNDHPWIYYPFHVIFSIPIFFINLLAFLLDFLDRRKSVTLNYECILQKKAGSGRAGRRR
- a CDS encoding class I SAM-dependent methyltransferase — its product is MTRRFRTDKRYKEFLVTSPESLYMKYCTDVLRYLSPRGKFLDVGCGTGTALRMLSRTRTRRDLFGIDVSGFFLKECRVKANVRRYSGSRIPYPDGYFSVVGSFTVFEHVADPYGFLREQIRVLEPGGVCIVATPNFLGIFNSVRGYSLREKFMRVLRYALGVPLEMNEPIERPQFMPDDDAVVVANSIPIVRYFRAQGLRILHNSGAMQPLPFPASILARMPLLRLLLPSCYIIARKEKQRSWRCA
- a CDS encoding class I SAM-dependent methyltransferase, translated to MNKWESITRDLYREDNYRRMPEVYAFIRAEIAAAKPRTILDIGCGDGSLFDGLSGLRLFGVDVSREQIAIARKRGMDARYCNVDEKSLPFKTGSFDMVIASEVIEHVLVPDRLLSEARRVLKDAGKFILTTPNLASFGKRLLLLFGKNPFIELSPLEPDAVGHVRYFIYPTLVTLLSRNGWRVVKHTSDVINFDGSGRLCSRTLARIAPGFGRSILCVLEKQHDAAISHR
- the asnB gene encoding asparagine synthase (glutamine-hydrolyzing) — protein: MCGIVGVVERSQAVDRTRFTAMVRSLILRGPDQEGIRIEKNIALGHRRLSIIDTSVHARQPLENEDASVRIVYNGEIYNYRQVKSALTEKHRFVSASDTEVLVHGYEEYGADLVRHVEGMFAFCIHDRTREQLFLARDHFGKKPLYYYLDDERFVFASELKAMLAYPPLKKRLSVDDRAVTQFLFYGYIPSPGSIFSQIRKVPPSTAFTFDIASWRIQDMNVYWEPGAIAVNRRISMDDTVAQTETLIDAAVQKRLMADVPLGVFLSGGIDSSIVTASLARHTDKVNAFTVSYRNAPEADESAYADYAAKRLGIPLDHCYLEGAAVKPAFEAMLDYLDEPLADAAVIPLYYVAQYAKKHITVALSGDGGDELFGGYEKHRAQVFIERLSFLRWLASAAAFLFPKDNVYRKFFTMLRYPFPVRQFIFGSGGLLPADAARLLGHTIDIRSVFREAFAWFEECKGHDILNRSLYLDCRLQLPDWYLVKGDRATMAASLEMRNPLLDKDLAEFVFSLPGSMKVNDGTSKYIIKRIAEKIFGRDFAYRPKRGFGVPLDRWIRSELSDLFKQHTGTGRFSNAYARVLYDEHCSGRADHRFTLLRILQLNVWAGKYE
- a CDS encoding acyltransferase produces the protein MFEVLRFIYNQFLFRKARLRALLWGVLFKRLGKYTTIMRGVWITGPRGISLDDYVTINIHAVLDGNGGLTIGKHVLIGQYVTIISTMHGFDDISVTIAKQKDEYRPVTIGDEVWIGANTTILPGVTIGKGAVIGAGSVVTKDVPSYAIVAGVPAKVIRFRNGAKGKRKKVK